In Betta splendens chromosome 1, fBetSpl5.4, whole genome shotgun sequence, the genomic stretch CATAATTAATCTCCCATACTTAGACTCACGGATTTGTTCAATATCCCCACaggttacagtatattattaaaCCATTAGTCTATGAATGCTGTCAGAAAAAGGgtcatttttatgttttccttTATTGTGATATATGCTATGTACTCACGGGAGAACAGTCTGCATTTATCTAAGAAATTAAAGGCTTCACTTGGATGAGTTGCAGGCACTCTGGTAATAAAATGAACACAGTCAGTACGTGAAGCCTCCCACGGTTCACTGAGACAAAGAGTAATGTCTAAGTGAACACAGTAACAGTTCACAGAGATAAAGAGAAGATGCATTAGAGTAAATACAAGTAAATCCCATTAAAAACCATTATTTGTGTATTGTGTTTTCAAAAATTACACTTACACATTTATACTGGAAAAATATGATTGTGGAATATTTCAAGTTAACATAAGGGGAATTCAGTTCCAGCAGCACTTGCACTGTATGTCTGTGCATCACTGAGTGAGTGTTGTTACCTATAATATCTGTAATGTTTTTCCACACCCCCGTGTCCATAGATGGCCATCTATTGGAGAGAAAACATGTTTATGGATATGTCTGACCCCAGTGGAATGCAATCGCATTCTAATTTGAGTCCAGTGGCAAACATCAGTGCACTCTGCTGTGGAGTAAAGACCACAGCATTCAATAGTATTATACAGCTGTGCCTTTTCCACCCAACTAATTTATACAGAGGAGAACTGCTACCAATTGCAGTGCAAATAGTAATACAGTCATATAACAACACAGTTGTATAAATTGAAGAGAACACTTGTATTTGATGCCAATAAATTAGAAAACTCATGTCCATAGCATTTAAAGGAAAGTAAGGTTTGCTCCAATTAAGTAAACtcaaaaggttttaaataaAGACGCATGAGGAACTATTTTCAGCACAACTAAGTAAACCAATACTATGTCTAGAGGCGATGAGTTAGaatttgtataatgtaaagtgtACTTTCTACCAGTGAATAACTGGATCCCATACTCTCTCTATCAGAAGCATAGATGTGGGCTAGATGTTATGACCTCATTGTTCAGTGGATTAAATTGAGAGCTGTGATCTCACCCTTCAAAGCTGCTGCAATCAAGAGCGACAGATGTGGACATGGCAAAAGACGCCGAACAAATAAACCCTCGAAGCCTAAAGAGGGTTTAGGCATGGGTTAGGTTTGAGGTGGTAGAGAAGGCATCCAGCATTAGCAAACAGGCTGAAAAATAGAAGCTCTGTCAATAATCAGTTCCAGAAGCGTATGGGTTTAAGATGTGAGATAAGACATTAAAGTTCCCATGAATGGTGAAAGTGAGGTACAAAAAGTACTGGCTTGCATGTTCCATGCAcagttgttgtttctttgtcaCAAGCACACTGTTAAAAATTCTTTTGAATGACTTGTTAAAATTGAAGGACTCGAGCACAGCAAATAGTGTTGCATGACCACAAGCTATCATCTCCAGTAGATAAACTGAAATCAGGCATGTCACGGGGACTTCACTTCTGCTTTCTTAATCTTAATAATCACAAGGTGTCTGCCTACTACAGGCAAATGCCAGAGATGTAGCGTTGCTAAAGACGCTTAGGCCCAGTCAAGGGTGATGCTGTGGCAACGTGGTTAGgctgcagagaaaaacacaatgagTGTAAAAATGTTAGCACAATCACAGGAAAGGATAAGTCAATGCGAATTGAGGGCACTTTCAGGTGCAGTATATTTATCACCTCTTAAACTGTTCTATTATCAAAACTCTACATACGTTCAAGTGGACATGTACAAAAATCTTACAACTTTCATATGagtattaaaatgtaaattaaactCAAAAACATCAATGCATGCAAACTCCACATTGTTTAAGAGCTTTACATCTGCTGTGTTAATGCAAGAAAATGCATACTTCCATCTAGCACTGCATATAAAAGTTGACTTTTAGCCCAACACACGATTTTCATATGAAAGTAAGTGATAAGACATGAAAAAAGCTCACGGGCCTCATGCATAGCCCTATGTTAGCCAACACTGCCACCATGTGGTCACAAACTGAAAAGCATCTCCAAAAGTTTCCGATTCAAAGCACTGTATAAATATAAACGTTTATTTTACAACAACCaccaaatacaaaaaacacagaagtaTACACAGTTATAAAGGAGAGAAGGCATCAAATGCACTTTCACACTTCGCCTGAATTACTGAGAGAATGTGTGATAGTTAAAACTACTGGTAACGTCAGGCATTACATTTAGAACATGTTGAGGCATCTGAGCTCATTTGGCAGCAATGCAAAGGCCTTCAGATACAACTGAGGACAATTCATACACCTCAGATACTGAAATACAGTATGCTCACGTGAAAACAGTCCCATAACCTTTGATAGGTCTTTGAGTGTCAGTGCGTCCATGCAGTTCCACCTTCAGGCATCAGGTCCTGGTCTTGTGCTGCTGGCAGTTGGACCAGTTGGCAGAGAGGTACCCCGCAGAAAAACCCTGCCTCCGCCCTCAGTGTTGTTCATGAAGTTAGATATTAAGCCATAGAGAAGGGGTCTGGAAGGTAAAATGTGgagaaaatgtagaaaaaacttTAAGTGGAAAATAATAGTGTCCTAAGCCAGAATCAAAAAGTcaatcaacaaaaaaaaattattaaagtAAACTACATAGCCAACAATTTGAATGAAGTACTTTGAGTTCTCTTGCTGTGGGTAGTACAAGATAAGAGTCTAGAGAACACAAACTAGAAGCCTTGCTTCTGTCCAGCAGTGGGCCAGGCTGTGATAACATGAAGTCTCAACTTagtttgaaaacaaaatgacaatCATGAAAAGAACGAATGGCGCTCATGAATTGTTTTTCAAATACCTTCTTCTCTGTGTAATAATTACCCAAATATTTTAGTTTTCTGTACATACACAGACTTGGAGCTTGAATCTTCTGCGACTTTCAGCTCACTGGCCAGGAACTGTCTGTCCAAGGGCAGTTCGGGTTGACCTGActctgaggaaacaaacagctgcGTGTTTCTAAAACAGCCGCAATATCGTTACATTGTGATATTTCTCTAGTACTTTACTACcagttgcaaaaaaaaaactggacaTGATTTCACTTATTGAACATAGGCTTCGACAAATGCTAAAAGTACACGATGCAGAAGTTATGTGTCGACAGCAGCCGTTAGGATGTGAAATGATTCTGGTGCTGGGCTCCGGATCCTCTCACCCACCTGCCGTCAGCACGGACGCAGTGTACCTGTACTTGTTGAACTCCAGGTACTCCCTGATGAGCTCGTTGATGAGCAGGTTTTCGTGGGAGAGCGGCGGCCGGGGCTCGCGTTGCTCATCCAGGGCGCTGAACACCTCCGCCCTGATGCGCGCCTTCAGCTGACCCAGGACACCGCGAGACTCCAGCGTTTCCCTCACGGCTACAAGGTTCACATTTCACCCAGTTACTCTCATATACGAAGAGGCTACGTGCCCCGCTGGTCAGATGAGAGGGGCTCTGTGCCTGACAAGTGCTAGTTTTTTTAAGATGTCCATTCAATGTTTAACCGTGTCTTGAGTTAGTAACAAATAAGTAGGTCGTTATAATATTCATCACACTTTCCCTATACTCGTTTGCAGCTGATGCTACGAAGCTTTCTAGCTAACGGTAGCCACCTAGCAAAAGTTAGCTAAGTATTAAGTACCGTGTTTGGGAGCAGTACAAATACTATAGTAGTTAAAAAGCAATATTATACGTCATATATCCAAGTTCTCTGTTCCGAACTGAAACGTAGGCTTTAAGAATGCTAAAATCAATGACTCTATGCAGTCACATCTATATGTTAGCTGAAATGTCAGTGTATAAGAAGGGCGTTGTTAAAGTCAGTATTTAGCTAATAGCCATCGTTGTTGTCGACGAGCTGTTTGTCGTGTTTCTGCTAGGGATGTAGTAATTAATGCTAAGCATTACAACGACAAATTTTGATTGCAGCGCTTACCACACTTGAGCTCAGTGATGGTCGCCATTACGACGAGAGTAATAAACAAACGGTTGCCACTGGCTGAGTTGTACGGCGGCTCTGAGAGGACAATAGACGTCTGAATCGCGAAGCTGTACCAGcccttcatttttattttcaactaACATCAATCAAATGGTTAAGACTTGACTGGTGGGACCTAATAAATTCAAGACCTCATCCATTTATGGCAACACAAAGGCTAAAGCATCTAAAGATTGCCCTCTAATTAAACTTTATAATCATATTCTATTTGAGGCTTTAAACTGTTATGTGACCTAGAGATAGAATCTAACTGAGACTTAAAATCTTTTTGCCAACATATTCTGGCCAAGAAAGAGCACAGTGACGtttgtgaaaacaacaaaaacgaTTGCAAATCACAGTGTTCCAGAATGTAAGCACTGAGCTGACATTCATTTACAAAATGTCCCCAAaatccacaaacacaaatgacgCAGAGGCACGCTTTTGTCTTGCATTACAACAAAACCAGCCCTCATTTTGAAAATCCCTATTTaaatttcagcttttccatgaGTGACTCAGCTTGgctaaaaaacaaaaggttgCAGAGTttcttaataaaaaaaaaagacaaatcctATGCTTTGTTTTTAGCCTTTACGACGAGCTTAAGATCAAGCAAAGACTGCAAACCATTAAAACTGACCTAAATCTGAAAAAAGCCTGTATGTCAGTACGAGCATAATCATAAATACCAAATTGAAACATGTTAAATGTGAATTTAAAGTTCTGTCAAGCTTGTTTTTAAACTTTAgcctaaaacaaaaataaatagaagcATAACCATAGTGTTCAATGAATTTTATTATCCAGCATGATGTACTGTTTAATACAAGACAGTACATTAACAGTAAATGGTCAGTGAAAAATACACAAGCTTGTtataaaaaagtataaatataatgtaatCCTCAGAATTTTAAGGACACTTAATAAACTTTTGTCGTATGACATAAATAAGCTTATGGGCTTCTCTTAGAATATATTGTCTAAAccagtaagacaaaaacagtaaaTGCCTCTTCTCTTTGAAAAGTTCATAGGGTTCTTTCTTTGAATCAGGAGCGAGGGTTAACATGGACTATATACAGCCTGTCATGTCagcaccagaaaaaaaaacaatattttgttTTCAACTTTGCACATGTGTGTATGGCCTGAGTTtgtgtggaggaggcagagagacaatCACAGACATCTATCACAATTGTTTTTTAGAAACATTCTCTTCATTCATGGTGGTTTTCACTACGGGTGTCAGGTTAAATCTGACCAGCAAGGTCTCTATTGGgttatttttatgtgtttactttgacagaaataaacaacagcCGCAGCATAGTTGGACGAGTGCTAATGTCTTGGCTCActtcaatgtttttttctttctccctgaCATATAAAAACTCTACATTGGCTGCTTCAAGCTTAGACTTCCCCTGCATTTGCCAGGCTTCTGAAGTTTAGTGTGTCACAATAGTTTCTGTCCCAGTTTCTGGAGCAAGAAGACAAAATAGATTTATATCGATTTATAACTCCAAAATTGCATCTTTTTCTAATACAAGCAAAAAAAAGAGTAAACATCAATGTTTAAGCCTGAGACAACATGAAAAATATGTCATGTGCTTTATAAACTCTACAAAAATATGATCTCATTCAAAAGAATGACAAATCCTTAGACGTATGGTAATCTTTCATTTTTACTGTTCCGTCCATGGACTGAACTGACTCCGCTACTCTATGTACAATATTTATAGTCTGGAGAGTCTCAACTGTTCACTCTAGCTTTGTTCTGAATGTTCAAAATGTGAGGTTAACACAGTCTTTGTCTGACTTGGAACAGCTTTTCTCTCCATGTTAAAAAGCAACCAATACTTGTAGGAGCTGCGTCAACAGCTGCTCTTGAGACTCATCAACAATGCCCATTTGGGAAGGCGTTTCGAGCTGCCAGAAATCATTGAATGGCCCCATTGAATTTGTGATGCAGAGCCAAACAAATAAGGTGCCCCATCTGTATTTCAGGTCACCAGCTCCATGCCACGAGGTCCAACAAAGACCTAGACCAGCCCAGCTTCTCTGCACATTCGGTAGAACTGTCCCCGTTTCGAGAGGAGGTTGGACGGAGAGTCCATTTCAGAAATGTGGCCTCTGTCCATGACAATCACTCTGTTgagcagcaaaaataaaagaatcacAGATTTAAATCCAGCAATTCTCAATATTAagaatttttattattattattattttattctttaagTTCATGTCATGTGGTTACATGTTGTACTGTAACATACCTAGTGTAGTCCATGATAGTGTTGAGGCGGTGAGCGATGGTCAGGACGGTGCAGTCTTCAAACTGGGTACGGATTGTTGACTGGATGAGTGTGTCTGTCTCCAGGTCCACAGCAGCTGTCGCCTCGTCCAAAACCAGGATCTTGGTTTTCCGCAGCAACGCCCTGGCCAGGCACACGAGCTGGCGCTGACCCAGactaagcagaaaaaaaaacaaaaaaaacgtgTGAGGGAGAAGGATGGAGTCACATATTAGGGCGAGTACTGTTCGTACCCTGCGGCTGTATTTGGATGTCGTACTATTGGTGACTGACATGGCGGAACAATGCCTCGTGGTTTATCTGCATTGTAACGTGTCATATTGACCTGGTTACTGTGTTTACCTGAggttttctcctccctctgagcATTCATGGTTGAGTTTGTCTGGCAGGTTGGAGACAAAGGTTTTGAGGTGAGCCAGCTCCAGTGAATTCCACACCTCCTCATCTGTGTAGCTGTCAAAGGGGTCAAGGTTCATCCTCAGCGAACCTGAGAACAGCACAGGGTCCTACGAGGGAAGACATCAGCGTTGTTTACTACCAAACTATCCATAAGGCAACAGGACTTTTAAAATTTGAATggattatttcattattttattatgatgaaAGCCATAGCTcatgttcttttatttttactgtcaTACCTGAGGAATGATAGTAATGCGCGATCTGAGGTCATGGAGTCCAATATCAGCAATGTTGACTCCATCTATAAATATCTTCCCCTTTGCTGCCTCTAAGATCCTGAAGATTCCCAACGCAAGGGAGGACTTTCCTGCTCCCGTTCTACCAACTATTCCCACCTGGAAAGAAAGTGTGAATGACTGTGACAATTCTTCAAGTTAGGCAATTTTTTTGAGGAAGATTACACAAGATAAGCCACCTTCTCTCGTTCGTTGATATGCAGAGTGATGCCCTTCAGA encodes the following:
- the cep20 gene encoding lisH domain-containing protein FOPNL codes for the protein MKGWYSFAIQTSIVLSEPPYNSASGNRLFITLVVMATITELKCAVRETLESRGVLGQLKARIRAEVFSALDEQREPRPPLSHENLLINELIREYLEFNKYRYTASVLTAESGQPELPLDRQFLASELKVAEDSSSKSVPLLYGLISNFMNNTEGGGRVFLRGTSLPTGPTASSTRPGPDA